The window CGGACGTCTTCGACTCCTCGTACGTACCGGATCCGCGTCAGCGCACCGACCCTCTGGTCTCCCCGGCCCATCCGTCGGACACGGCCGACCTCACGGGTATCGCCCCCGCCTTCGTCGTCACCGCCGAGAACGATCTCCTGCGCGCGGAGGGCGTCCGCTACGCCGAGCGGCTGCGTGGGGTCGGCGCGCTGCTCGGTCACTACGACGTTCCGGGCGCCGATCACGGTTACGACCAGAAGGACGCCGAAACGGCCAGAGGCGTGTACGCCCTGATCGCCGAGCGCGTACGACGGGCCACCGCGCCCGACGAGACCCTCAAGGAGGAGCAGCGATGAGTTCCACCACAGGTCTGTCGGGCCGGGCGGTCGTCGTCACGGGGGCCGGCTCCGGCATAGGCCGCGCGGCCGCGCTGCGGTTCGCGGCGGAGGGCGCCCGCGTGGTCCTCGCCGACATCAACGGGGAGGGCGCCGAGGCGGCCGCCAGGGAGATCTCCGCGGCCGGCGGCACCGCCGTCACCGTGATCGGGGACCTCAGCGATCAGCAGGTCGTCGACCGGGTCGTGGCCACCGCCGTGGACGCCTTCGGAGGCATCGACGTACTGGTCAACAACGCGGGCGTCATGGACAGGATGTCGGCCGCGGCCGACACGAGCGACGCCGAGTGGGAGCGCGTCCTGGGGATCAACCTCACCGCGCCGTTCCTGCTCAGCCGCGCCGCGCTGCCCCACCTCCTCGCGAGCGGCAACGCCGCGATCGTGTTCACCGCCTCCGAGGCGTCCCTGCGCGGCAGCGCCGCCGGTACCGCGTACACGGTCGCCAAGCACGGCATCGCCGGCCTCACCAGGTCCCTCGCCGTCATGTACCGCGACAAGGGAGTGCGGACGAACGCGATCGCCCCCGGCGGCACCGTGACGAACATCCAGGTCGAGTTGGACCGGGACGCGCACGGACCGTCCGTGATCATGCGCCATCTGGGCAACGCCGGCCGTACGGCGACCGCGGACGAGCAGGCGGCCGCCATCGTCTTCCTGGCCTCCGACGCCGCGAGCAACGTCAACGGCGTCATCCTCCCGGTCGACAACGGCTGGTCCGCCGTCTGAGGCCCCGCCCGGACGAGGCCGGAACCGGGTTCAGCCGAGAGGGTTGTCCCCGTTCCGCAGCGCGTCCAGGGCGGGCGCGTACATACGGGCCTTGATGGTGCCGAGCGTGGGGCCCGCCTTGCCGGCTTGGGCCCGGGCGAGCTCCACCGCGGTGCGGCGTACGGCGTCCTCGGCCACCGAGTGGTCGACGAGCCCGGCGGCGAGGGCGTCGTCGCCTCCGAAGCGGCGGGCGGTGACCATGGCCTCGTGCGCGGTGCGCGGCGTCAGCCGGGACTGGATCAGCGCGGACATGCCCGGGGTGAAGGGGATGTTGATGTCGGCCTCGGGCAGGCACCAGTAGCCGCGGTCGGCGCGCATCACCCGGAAGTCGTGGGCCAGGGAGAACATCGCGCCGGCCGCGAAGGTGTGCCCCTGCAGGGCGGCCACGGTGACCAGCGGCAGGGAGAGCGTCCGCGCGAACAGCTCGTGGACGCCGACGACGTACTCCTGGTGCTGGTCGGCATGGGCGAACAGCCAGTCCAGGTCAAGGCCGTTGGAGTAGAACTTGCCGGTGGCGGCGGTCACCAGGGCCCGCGGGCCCTCCGCCTTCTCCACCTCGTCCAGGGCCGCGTTCACGGAGGCCAGCCAGTCGGGGTGGAATCGGTTCTCGCCGTCTCCGAGGTCGAGGACGAAGACGTCGTCCTGGCGGTCGAGTACGGGCATGGTGCCCCCTTCGGGCTGGGTGGCGAGCCTCTGCCGACGCGAGTGGGCGGGCCGAGCCTCGACCATGAAGCTACTTGTCGGTAACTTATGACACGGGACATAGAGCCTGCAAGAGGTCCGCGAAACACGCTGCCGATACGGCCTGTTGGGGCGGTCCGTCGAAACGCGCCATACGTAGTGGCCGGTTTCGGTCTCCACCCTGTGGGAGCGCTTCCACGACAGTCATGACCATGCCATGCGACCGGCCCCGTCGCGTGGTGTCGCTGCGCCGTGCCATCCCCCAGTCGTGATCCGGAAGGGACCGACATGTCCGCCACTGGCAGCAACACCGTCGGGAGACCGTCGCGTTCGGGGCTCGCAGTGCTCTTCGGAGCGCTCGTGTCCCTGCTCGCCGCGATGCTCCTGAACGCACCCGGAGCCGCCGCCCGCGAAAGCGCCGAGGCGGCTCCCACCGCGGCGCTCACCGAGGTCACCAACTTCGGCAGCAACCCCAGCAACCTGCAGATGTACCTGTACGTACCGGACAGCGTCACCGCGAACCCCGCGGTCGTGGTGGCCGTCCACTACTGCACGGGATCCGGCCCGGCGATGTACTCCGGCACCGAGTACGCCTCCCTCGCCGACCGCTACGGCTTCATCGTCGTCTACCCGTCGGTCACCCGCGCCAGCAAGTGCTTCGACGTCGCCTCGCCCCAGGCACTGAAGCGCGGCGGCGGCAGCGACCCCGTCGGCATCAAGTCGATGGTCGACTGGGTCACCCGCACCTACTCCGCCGACACCGGCCGGATCTTCGCCACCGGCATCTCCTCCGGCGCGATGATGACGAACGTCCTGCTGGGCGACTATCCGGACGTGTTCGCGGCAGGGGCCGCGTTCTCCGGCGTGCCGTTCGGCTGCTTCGCCACCACCAACGGCTCCGAGTGGAACAGCGAGTGCTCCGGCGGCAACTCGATCCACACCCCGCAGGAATGGGGCGACCTGGTCCGCAACGCCTACCCCGGCTACACCGGCCCCAGGCCGCGCATGCAGGTCTGGCACGGCACCGAGGACGACGTGCTGCGCTACCCCAACTTCGGTGAGCAGATCAAGCAGTGGACCAACGTGCTGGGCGTCAGCCAGACCCCGGCCGCCACCGACTCACCCCAGTCCGGCTGGACCCGCACCCGCTACGGCGCCACCGGCGACCGGGCCCCCGTCGAGGCGATCAGCCTCCAGGGCGTGGGCCACAACCTGTACGCCAATGGCATGGCGGCCCGGGCCCTCACCTTCTTCGGCCTGGACAGCTCGGGACCCGCGCCCCAAC of the Streptomyces aurantiacus genome contains:
- a CDS encoding SDR family NAD(P)-dependent oxidoreductase, whose translation is MSSTTGLSGRAVVVTGAGSGIGRAAALRFAAEGARVVLADINGEGAEAAAREISAAGGTAVTVIGDLSDQQVVDRVVATAVDAFGGIDVLVNNAGVMDRMSAAADTSDAEWERVLGINLTAPFLLSRAALPHLLASGNAAIVFTASEASLRGSAAGTAYTVAKHGIAGLTRSLAVMYRDKGVRTNAIAPGGTVTNIQVELDRDAHGPSVIMRHLGNAGRTATADEQAAAIVFLASDAASNVNGVILPVDNGWSAV
- a CDS encoding extracellular catalytic domain type 1 short-chain-length polyhydroxyalkanoate depolymerase, whose protein sequence is MSATGSNTVGRPSRSGLAVLFGALVSLLAAMLLNAPGAAARESAEAAPTAALTEVTNFGSNPSNLQMYLYVPDSVTANPAVVVAVHYCTGSGPAMYSGTEYASLADRYGFIVVYPSVTRASKCFDVASPQALKRGGGSDPVGIKSMVDWVTRTYSADTGRIFATGISSGAMMTNVLLGDYPDVFAAGAAFSGVPFGCFATTNGSEWNSECSGGNSIHTPQEWGDLVRNAYPGYTGPRPRMQVWHGTEDDVLRYPNFGEQIKQWTNVLGVSQTPAATDSPQSGWTRTRYGATGDRAPVEAISLQGVGHNLYANGMAARALTFFGLDSSGPAPQPQPGACKVTATTSAWSTGLTGSVTITNTGTTRIDGWKLGFTLPSGQSITNGWGATYAPASGAVTATNAAYNGTIAANASVSIGYQANHTGNSARPGTFTLNGTTCSSS
- a CDS encoding enoyl-CoA hydratase-related protein; its protein translation is MPVLDRQDDVFVLDLGDGENRFHPDWLASVNAALDEVEKAEGPRALVTAATGKFYSNGLDLDWLFAHADQHQEYVVGVHELFARTLSLPLVTVAALQGHTFAAGAMFSLAHDFRVMRADRGYWCLPEADINIPFTPGMSALIQSRLTPRTAHEAMVTARRFGGDDALAAGLVDHSVAEDAVRRTAVELARAQAGKAGPTLGTIKARMYAPALDALRNGDNPLG